In one Candidatus Fusobacterium pullicola genomic region, the following are encoded:
- a CDS encoding MBL fold metallo-hydrolase, with protein sequence MKLKKIGTQIQQIRNATIKLSYGGYIFLIDPWLAPKGATGSLLELNKGEFKVKELVKESIRMPICDLPFSTTEILEDVDFYIVTHLHPDHFDMDNYNEVLDRNIPIFIQNNAEADFMKNLGFKDIKILQENGSSLGKIKLTRVEALHGSLTPCGPASGLIFEAEREPTIYFAGDTIMYDGVKSVIEKFKPDIIILNVADAFFIKYGHLIMDEEAIDIIHKLAPNAKIIASHLDNVAHTYLTRNILLYKLIQKGIEQEILIPNDGQIYDF encoded by the coding sequence ATGAAGTTAAAAAAAATAGGAACACAAATACAGCAAATTCGTAATGCAACTATAAAATTAAGCTATGGAGGCTATATCTTTCTTATTGATCCATGGCTTGCTCCTAAAGGTGCAACAGGAAGTTTATTAGAATTAAATAAAGGAGAGTTTAAGGTAAAAGAATTAGTAAAAGAAAGTATAAGAATGCCAATATGTGATTTACCTTTTTCCACTACTGAAATTTTAGAAGATGTAGATTTTTATATTGTAACACATTTACATCCAGATCACTTTGATATGGATAATTATAATGAAGTATTAGATAGAAATATTCCTATTTTTATTCAAAATAATGCAGAAGCTGATTTTATGAAAAATTTAGGATTTAAAGATATTAAGATATTACAAGAAAATGGAAGTTCTTTAGGAAAAATAAAACTCACTAGAGTAGAAGCTTTACATGGTTCCCTAACTCCGTGTGGTCCAGCTAGCGGTCTTATTTTTGAAGCTGAAAGAGAACCCACAATATATTTTGCTGGGGATACAATTATGTATGATGGAGTAAAATCTGTAATAGAGAAATTTAAACCAGATATAATAATTTTAAATGTTGCTGATGCTTTTTTTATTAAATATGGCCATTTAATAATGGATGAAGAAGCAATTGATATCATTCATAAATTAGCTCCAAATGCAAAAATAATTGCTTCTCATTTAGATAACGTTGCTCATACTTATCTTACAAGAAATATATTATTATATAAATTAATCCAAAAAGGAATTGAGCAAGAAATTCTTATTCCAAATGATGGACAGATTTATGATTTTTAA